The following are encoded together in the Desulfococcus multivorans genome:
- a CDS encoding gamma-glutamyltransferase family protein, producing MNPMTWHFPYPSRRMPVMAESVVATSQPLAAQAGLCMLLAGGNAVDAAIAAAAALTVVEPTSNGLGGDAFALVWDTHDLHGLNGSGRSPAAWTPDRFNSLREMPAVGWDTVTVPGAVDLWVRLWERFGRLPFENLLVPAVRYAREGFPVSPVTAAAWAAAAPTYAHLPGFVRIFLPGGRPPEPGQWFTCPEMADTLIRIGRSRGKDFYRGTLAEKIAACAAADGGALTLSDLSAHQAEWTTPLHMDYHGIRLHEMPPNGQGMAALMALGILAHHELREYPPDSADSLHLQIEAMKLAFGTAHAHVGDPDGMTVAPRDLLDPAFLGKLAARIQRRRALDSSPAPSPDRGTVYLAAADRTGMMVSFIQSNYAGFGSGIVVPGTGISLHNRGRGFCLTPGHPNRVAGGKRPYHTIIPGFVTRNGAPLMSFGVMGAHMQPQGHVQMIVRIFDYGQNPQTASDAPRWQVLEDGTLALEKGISPGTAADLEARGHRITGGLPPFGFGGAQLILRLEKGYCAASDHRKDGCAVGF from the coding sequence ATGAACCCTATGACATGGCATTTCCCTTACCCGTCCCGTCGGATGCCGGTCATGGCCGAGAGTGTCGTGGCCACGTCCCAGCCCCTGGCGGCGCAGGCCGGTCTTTGCATGCTGCTTGCCGGCGGCAATGCGGTGGATGCCGCCATCGCCGCTGCTGCGGCGCTCACGGTGGTGGAGCCCACCAGCAACGGCCTGGGCGGCGATGCCTTCGCTCTGGTCTGGGACACGCACGACCTTCACGGCCTCAACGGATCCGGCCGTTCCCCCGCCGCCTGGACCCCGGACCGATTCAACAGCCTCCGGGAAATGCCCGCCGTCGGGTGGGATACGGTCACGGTACCCGGCGCCGTGGATCTCTGGGTCCGCCTGTGGGAACGGTTCGGGAGGCTCCCCTTCGAAAACCTCCTGGTTCCCGCCGTCCGGTATGCCCGGGAGGGGTTTCCGGTATCCCCCGTCACGGCCGCGGCCTGGGCCGCCGCCGCGCCGACATACGCCCATCTGCCGGGGTTCGTCCGCATCTTTCTGCCCGGCGGCAGGCCCCCCGAACCGGGGCAATGGTTCACCTGCCCCGAGATGGCCGACACCCTCATCCGCATCGGCCGGAGCCGGGGAAAGGACTTTTACCGGGGGACGTTGGCCGAGAAGATCGCCGCCTGCGCCGCGGCCGACGGCGGCGCCCTGACGCTGTCGGATCTCTCGGCCCACCAGGCCGAGTGGACGACGCCGCTTCACATGGACTACCACGGCATCCGGCTCCACGAGATGCCCCCCAACGGCCAGGGCATGGCGGCCCTGATGGCGCTGGGCATCCTGGCACACCACGAGCTGAGGGAATATCCGCCGGACTCGGCCGACAGCCTCCACCTTCAGATCGAAGCCATGAAGCTCGCCTTCGGGACGGCCCACGCCCACGTCGGCGATCCCGACGGCATGACGGTCGCCCCCAGAGATCTTCTCGACCCCGCCTTCCTTGGAAAGCTCGCCGCCCGGATCCAGCGTCGCCGGGCACTGGATTCGAGCCCCGCGCCTTCGCCGGACCGCGGCACCGTCTATCTTGCCGCCGCCGATCGGACGGGCATGATGGTCTCCTTCATCCAGTCCAACTACGCCGGATTCGGCTCGGGCATCGTGGTGCCCGGAACCGGCATCAGCCTCCACAACCGCGGGCGCGGCTTTTGCCTCACCCCGGGCCACCCCAACCGGGTCGCCGGCGGAAAGCGCCCCTACCATACCATCATCCCGGGGTTCGTCACCCGAAACGGCGCCCCCCTCATGAGCTTCGGCGTCATGGGCGCCCACATGCAGCCCCAGGGTCATGTCCAGATGATCGTTCGGATCTTCGACTACGGACAGAACCCCCAGACCGCCTCGGACGCGCCGCGCTGGCAAGTCCTCGAGGACGGTACCCTGGCCCTTGAAAAGGGCATCTCCCCCGGGACGGCGGCCGACCTCGAGGCCCGGGGCCACCGCATCACCGGCGGTCTGCCCCCCTTCGGCTTCGGGGGCGCCCAACTGATCCTCCGCCTCGAAAAGGGCTACTGCGCCGCGTCGGACCACCGCAAGGACGGATGCGCCGTCGGCTTCTGA
- a CDS encoding N-acetyltransferase produces MHIRKATIEDITAIHGLLHRHSHEGDLIPRPLSKLYDHLRDFAVAVDETEGRVVGCCALQFCWEDLGEIRSLVVEPSHRNQGVAAALVESCMAEARDFGMTRLFSLTFKADFFGKFGFVEIPRSELPIKIWADCMLCIKFPDCEGIAMMKTL; encoded by the coding sequence ATGCACATCAGAAAAGCGACCATCGAGGACATCACGGCCATTCACGGCCTGCTTCATCGGCACAGCCACGAGGGGGATCTGATCCCCCGGCCCCTCAGCAAGCTCTATGACCATCTCCGGGATTTCGCCGTCGCCGTGGACGAGACCGAAGGCCGGGTCGTGGGCTGCTGCGCCCTGCAGTTCTGCTGGGAGGATCTGGGTGAAATCCGCTCCCTGGTGGTGGAGCCGTCCCACCGGAATCAGGGCGTGGCCGCCGCCCTGGTGGAAAGCTGCATGGCCGAAGCCCGTGACTTCGGCATGACCCGCCTCTTCTCCCTCACCTTCAAGGCCGATTTTTTCGGCAAATTCGGCTTCGTGGAGATCCCACGATCCGAGCTGCCCATCAAAATATGGGCGGATTGCATGCTCTGCATCAAATTCCCGGACTGCGAGGGCATCGCCATGATGAAAACCTTATGA
- a CDS encoding DUF2284 domain-containing protein, whose protein sequence is MTKMSAALTALIARVRRWGAADAAVVPAAVVVVDDDLARCCWAPRCENYGRSAGCPPHVSGPSGFRRLLKDYRLALAVRIDVPASALLSSERDAVMAMLHDIVADVERTAVEIGFPGARAFAGGACKRIFCGAHTECRVLSGKGTCRNPDRARPSMSGFGIDVSRLMQAAGWPGDYLGSPKATEDGMSWIAGLVLIV, encoded by the coding sequence ATGACGAAAATGTCCGCCGCCCTGACGGCGCTGATCGCCCGCGTCCGCCGATGGGGCGCCGCCGACGCCGCAGTGGTGCCGGCCGCCGTCGTCGTCGTGGATGACGATCTGGCCCGGTGCTGCTGGGCGCCCCGGTGCGAGAACTACGGCCGATCGGCCGGCTGTCCGCCCCATGTCTCAGGGCCTTCGGGGTTTCGCCGACTCCTGAAAGACTACCGCCTGGCCCTGGCGGTCCGAATCGATGTTCCCGCGTCAGCCCTGCTCTCTTCCGAGCGCGACGCGGTCATGGCGATGCTCCACGACATCGTCGCCGATGTCGAACGTACGGCGGTGGAAATCGGATTCCCCGGGGCACGTGCCTTTGCCGGGGGCGCATGCAAAAGGATCTTCTGCGGCGCCCACACCGAATGCCGTGTCCTGTCGGGAAAAGGGACCTGCCGAAACCCCGACCGGGCCCGTCCCTCCATGTCCGGATTCGGAATCGATGTCTCCCGGCTGATGCAGGCCGCCGGATGGCCCGGGGATTATCTCGGCTCCCCGAAGGCAACCGAAGACGGCATGTCATGGATTGCCGGACTGGTGCTGATCGTCTGA
- the ltaE gene encoding low-specificity L-threonine aldolase has protein sequence MQVIELRSDTLTRPTPAMRRAMAEAPVGDDVFGEDPTVNRLEAMAAECTGKAAALLVPSGTMGNLVAQLTHCGRGCETILGDQSHVFYYEQGGAAALGGIHPRTIPNRPDGTLDLEATTAAIRPDDLHFPRTRLILLENTHNRCGGAPLTPAYVAAVGRLAAAHGLKLHVDGARIFNAAAALGVSVRELAAPADSISFCLSKGLAAPVGSLLCGSREFIAEARRNRKVLGGGMRQAGVIAAAGIVALTEMVDRLPEDHANARKLAEGLAEIAGVAVDPAGVRTNIVYFDVTRPDMDAQALARRMKASGVALLAAGPRRIRAVTHYQVSAGDIEAALSAFRRVLAGDA, from the coding sequence ATGCAGGTCATCGAATTGAGGTCCGACACCCTTACCCGACCCACCCCCGCCATGCGGCGGGCCATGGCAGAAGCCCCGGTGGGGGACGATGTTTTCGGAGAGGATCCCACGGTCAACCGCCTCGAGGCCATGGCGGCCGAGTGCACGGGAAAGGCGGCGGCGCTTCTGGTGCCCAGCGGCACCATGGGGAATCTGGTGGCCCAGCTGACCCACTGCGGCCGGGGGTGCGAAACGATCCTGGGAGACCAGTCCCATGTCTTTTACTATGAACAGGGGGGCGCCGCCGCCCTGGGCGGGATTCATCCCCGGACGATCCCCAACCGGCCCGACGGGACCCTGGACCTCGAGGCGACGACCGCGGCGATCCGGCCCGATGACCTCCATTTTCCCAGGACCCGCCTGATTCTCCTGGAAAACACTCATAATCGGTGCGGCGGCGCGCCCCTGACCCCGGCCTATGTGGCTGCGGTGGGCCGACTGGCCGCGGCGCACGGATTGAAGCTCCATGTGGACGGCGCGAGAATTTTCAATGCCGCTGCGGCGCTGGGCGTCTCCGTTCGGGAATTGGCGGCGCCGGCGGATTCCATCTCCTTCTGCCTCAGCAAGGGGTTGGCCGCCCCCGTGGGGTCGCTCCTTTGCGGCAGCCGGGAGTTCATCGCCGAGGCCCGGCGCAATCGGAAGGTCCTGGGCGGCGGCATGCGGCAGGCGGGGGTGATCGCGGCGGCGGGCATCGTGGCCTTGACGGAGATGGTCGACCGCCTCCCGGAGGATCATGCCAATGCCCGGAAACTGGCCGAAGGCCTGGCGGAGATTGCAGGGGTGGCGGTGGACCCGGCCGGGGTGCGGACCAACATCGTCTATTTCGACGTCACCCGGCCGGACATGGACGCTCAGGCTTTGGCCCGGCGGATGAAGGCTTCGGGAGTCGCCCTCCTGGCGGCCGGACCCCGGCGGATCCGGGCGGTCACCCACTACCAGGTGTCGGCCGGGGATATCGAGGCGGCCCTGTCGGCCTTCCGACGGGTCCTGGCCGGCGATGCCTGA
- a CDS encoding TRAP transporter TatT component family protein codes for MHPYRPRTPYWILPWTVLLFLPLVWTGCASAVAGRFADSLSAAILDANDLETVETGGPAYLLMIDGFLREDPHDESLLLSAANLYAAYAGLYVTDPARKRKLTDKALDYALTAFCIRNRKGCDLRKASFEDFRKTVAAAKTADVPVIYTLGATWAAWIEAHRDDWDAVAEISRVDALMTRVIALDEGYRDGGAHQYLAILATLLPPALGGRPEIGRHHFERAVALSEGKNLMVKVTYARRYARLVFDRGLHDRLLTEVIEADPEVAGHTLVNTMAQKEARLLLDNADDYF; via the coding sequence ATGCACCCTTACCGCCCCCGCACCCCCTATTGGATCCTGCCGTGGACGGTGCTGCTGTTCCTGCCCCTGGTGTGGACGGGGTGCGCGTCCGCCGTCGCCGGACGCTTCGCCGACAGCCTCTCGGCGGCCATCCTCGACGCCAACGACCTGGAAACGGTGGAGACCGGCGGACCCGCCTATCTGCTCATGATCGACGGTTTTCTCCGGGAGGACCCCCATGACGAATCTCTTCTCCTTTCGGCCGCCAACCTTTACGCCGCCTATGCCGGCCTCTACGTAACGGATCCGGCCAGGAAGCGAAAGCTGACGGACAAGGCTCTCGATTACGCTCTCACGGCCTTCTGCATCCGGAACCGGAAAGGGTGCGATCTTCGGAAGGCGTCTTTCGAGGATTTCCGGAAGACCGTCGCTGCCGCCAAGACGGCCGACGTCCCGGTCATCTATACCCTCGGGGCGACGTGGGCCGCATGGATCGAGGCCCACCGGGACGACTGGGACGCCGTGGCCGAAATCTCCCGCGTCGATGCCCTGATGACCCGGGTGATCGCCCTCGACGAGGGGTATCGGGACGGCGGAGCCCATCAGTATCTGGCTATTCTGGCAACCCTGCTGCCGCCGGCTTTGGGGGGGCGGCCGGAAATCGGCCGGCACCACTTCGAGCGGGCCGTCGCCCTCAGCGAGGGCAAAAATCTGATGGTCAAGGTAACCTACGCCCGGCGGTATGCCCGGCTGGTTTTCGACAGAGGGCTCCACGACCGCCTCCTGACCGAAGTGATCGAAGCGGACCCCGAGGTGGCGGGGCACACCCTCGTGAACACCATGGCCCAGAAGGAGGCCCGTCTCCTCCTGGACAACGCCGACGACTACTTTTAG
- the dctP gene encoding TRAP transporter substrate-binding protein DctP codes for MALYHRLCLALALAVILTGPTAQAARLKLATLSPDGSAWMERMREGAAEVAAKTGGRVQLKYYPGGVMGNDDAVLRKMRIGQLQGGTVMAGSLSEIYPDIEIYSLPMKFRSLPEVDHVRKTMDPLLLDALSQKGLIAFGIAEGGFAYILSQKPIRNLADLRQRKMWIPDDDPNVLEGVKAFELKPIPLAVSDVLAGLQTGLIDTVTTSPIGAVALQWHTRVNYLLDVPFMYIYALLVADQKAFLRLPSEDQTVVREVLTRMFADIDRRNREDNIKAMTALRHQGIEFITPSPEALAELRNHSDKVPRRLVAAGRFSPRLVEVLDNHLNAFRRR; via the coding sequence ATGGCATTGTATCACAGGCTTTGTTTGGCATTGGCGCTTGCCGTCATCCTGACCGGTCCGACGGCCCAGGCCGCCCGCCTCAAATTGGCCACGCTGTCGCCGGACGGCTCCGCCTGGATGGAACGCATGCGGGAAGGCGCGGCCGAGGTGGCGGCGAAAACCGGAGGGCGGGTCCAACTCAAATACTATCCCGGCGGCGTCATGGGCAACGACGACGCCGTACTCCGGAAAATGCGGATCGGCCAACTGCAGGGCGGCACGGTGATGGCGGGAAGTCTTTCGGAGATCTATCCGGACATCGAGATCTACAGTCTCCCCATGAAGTTCCGGTCTCTTCCGGAGGTGGACCACGTCCGGAAGACCATGGATCCCCTCCTTCTCGACGCCCTGTCACAGAAAGGGCTGATCGCCTTCGGCATCGCCGAGGGGGGATTCGCCTACATCCTGTCCCAAAAACCCATCCGGAATCTCGCCGATCTTCGTCAGCGGAAGATGTGGATCCCCGACGACGACCCGAATGTCCTCGAGGGGGTGAAGGCCTTTGAACTCAAGCCGATCCCCCTTGCCGTCTCCGACGTCCTCGCCGGCCTCCAGACCGGGCTCATCGATACGGTCACCACTTCCCCCATCGGCGCCGTGGCGCTCCAGTGGCACACCCGGGTCAACTATCTCCTGGACGTGCCGTTCATGTATATCTACGCGCTGCTGGTGGCGGACCAGAAAGCCTTCCTGCGGCTGCCCTCCGAAGACCAGACCGTGGTCCGGGAGGTTTTGACGCGCATGTTCGCGGATATCGACCGGCGCAACCGGGAGGACAACATCAAGGCCATGACGGCCTTGCGGCACCAGGGAATCGAATTCATCACTCCCTCCCCCGAAGCCCTTGCGGAGTTGCGAAACCATTCCGACAAGGTGCCTCGGCGCCTGGTGGCGGCAGGTCGATTCTCCCCCCGCCTCGTGGAGGTCCTTGACAATCATCTGAACGCCTTCCGGCGACGGTAG
- a CDS encoding TRAP transporter small permease → MPRTTPPRGRIATILDMIRRLEDALLVGLLLAMIVTATFQIVLRNLLGVSIVWGDIMVRVMVLWIGLLGAMIAARKGEHIRIDLLGRLMPGRFQTFVDGAVQLATALLCAAAAVSAFRFVRSEAVFGQTAFARVPAWACEAIIPTAFFVIAIRYLALSIQNLRGGTPAKHP, encoded by the coding sequence GTGCCCAGGACAACACCCCCCCGCGGCCGGATCGCGACTATCCTGGATATGATCCGCCGCCTGGAGGACGCCCTCCTGGTGGGCCTGCTGCTTGCCATGATCGTCACGGCGACGTTTCAGATCGTCTTGAGAAACCTTTTGGGCGTCAGCATCGTGTGGGGGGACATCATGGTGCGGGTCATGGTCCTCTGGATCGGTCTCCTGGGGGCCATGATCGCCGCTCGAAAAGGGGAGCACATCCGCATCGACCTCCTGGGCCGCCTGATGCCGGGTCGATTTCAGACCTTCGTCGACGGCGCCGTGCAGCTGGCAACCGCCCTTCTCTGCGCCGCGGCGGCCGTGTCCGCCTTCCGGTTCGTCCGCTCCGAGGCCGTCTTCGGCCAGACGGCCTTCGCCCGTGTGCCGGCCTGGGCCTGCGAAGCGATCATCCCGACGGCGTTTTTCGTGATCGCTATCCGCTACCTGGCGCTGTCGATTCAAAATCTCCGGGGCGGAACACCGGCGAAGCACCCCTGA
- a CDS encoding TRAP transporter large permease, whose amino-acid sequence MSLYLLIPGLLLLTLSGAPIFAVILATAMVGFHYLEVDLSVIAIELYRIAETPVLVALPLFTFAGYLLGESKTSRRLVRLTRAFIGWMPGGPAVVAFTACALFTAFTGASGVTIVALGGLLLPALGETGYSEKFSLGLVTASGSLGLLLPPSLPLILYGIVAQQLDVGRTVTFEDLFLAGIPPAILMVLLLSLYSLWANRHSPTPLTRFSGREAWAALKEAAWEVPLPLFILGGIYSGYFAVSEAAAVTALYVLVVEVLVYREISFSALPGIMRESMVMVGGILLILGVSLAFTNFLIDAEVPDRLFQAIQARVTDPMIFLILLNILLLVLGMLLDIFSAVIIMVPLILPVAVSYGIDPVHLGIVFLANMQIGYFTPPVGMNLFIAGYRFKKPVIELYRAALPFMAVLLAAVVIITYFPRLSLLFIRP is encoded by the coding sequence ATGTCGCTCTATCTTCTCATTCCCGGCCTTCTGCTTCTGACGCTTTCAGGCGCCCCGATTTTCGCCGTCATCCTCGCTACGGCCATGGTCGGATTCCACTACCTCGAGGTCGACCTCTCAGTCATCGCCATCGAGCTCTACCGTATCGCCGAAACACCGGTGCTGGTGGCGCTGCCCCTCTTCACCTTCGCCGGATATCTGCTGGGGGAAAGTAAGACCTCCCGGCGCCTGGTCCGGCTGACCCGCGCCTTCATCGGGTGGATGCCGGGAGGACCGGCCGTCGTCGCCTTCACGGCCTGCGCCCTTTTCACCGCCTTCACCGGGGCATCCGGGGTCACCATCGTGGCCCTGGGAGGGCTCCTCCTGCCCGCCCTCGGCGAAACCGGTTACAGCGAAAAATTCAGCCTCGGCCTGGTCACCGCCTCCGGCAGCCTGGGGCTGCTGCTGCCGCCTTCCCTGCCGTTGATTCTCTACGGCATCGTGGCCCAGCAGCTGGACGTCGGCCGGACGGTCACCTTCGAAGACCTGTTTCTGGCGGGAATCCCGCCGGCGATTCTGATGGTGCTCCTCCTGTCCCTCTACAGCCTGTGGGCGAACCGACACTCCCCGACGCCCCTCACCCGCTTCTCCGGTCGGGAGGCGTGGGCGGCCCTGAAGGAGGCCGCATGGGAGGTTCCGCTGCCGCTGTTCATACTGGGGGGCATCTATTCCGGCTACTTTGCCGTATCCGAGGCCGCAGCGGTGACGGCCCTCTACGTGCTGGTGGTGGAGGTCCTCGTCTACCGGGAGATTTCCTTTTCAGCCCTGCCGGGCATCATGCGGGAATCCATGGTGATGGTCGGCGGCATTCTCCTGATCCTGGGGGTTTCCCTCGCCTTCACCAATTTCCTCATCGACGCGGAGGTCCCGGACCGCCTCTTCCAGGCGATCCAGGCCCGGGTGACCGACCCGATGATTTTTCTCATCCTCCTCAACATCCTGCTTCTCGTACTCGGCATGCTCCTCGATATCTTTTCGGCCGTTATCATCATGGTGCCCCTGATCCTGCCGGTGGCCGTGAGCTACGGGATCGATCCGGTCCACCTGGGAATCGTCTTTCTGGCCAACATGCAGATCGGCTATTTCACCCCGCCCGTCGGCATGAACCTCTTCATCGCCGGCTACCGGTTCAAGAAACCGGTGATCGAGCTCTACCGAGCCGCTCTCCCCTTCATGGCGGTCCTCCTCGCCGCCGTGGTGATCATCACCTATTTTCCCCGCCTGAGCCTGCTCTTCATCCGGCCATAG
- the mqnE gene encoding aminofutalosine synthase MqnE gives MEMSFCDPALAPILDKIEAGRRLDVEDGMALYASSDLVGVGRLADRVRQSRHGSRAYYVYNQHINYTNVCRNRCRFCAFARDAGEQGAYTYTAAEVRERLLSRIDEPIREVHIVGGVNPALPFDYYLDLLTTVREIRPHAVIKAFTAVEIDHLAGISGLGMAGTLAALEDAGLGMVPGGGAEVLNHRVWSALFPRKIDGERWLEVMADIHGAGLSANATLLYGHIETIEERVRHLVRLRELQDRTGGFSAFIPLAFHAENTRLSHLPATTGFDDLKTVAVARLMLDNIDHIKAYWVMIGEKLAQVALSFGADDLDGTIVEEKITHMAGAASPKGLAREEMERLITGAGFTPVERDSFYRPVAAEAGGAP, from the coding sequence ATGGAAATGTCGTTCTGCGATCCAGCCCTCGCCCCTATTCTCGACAAGATCGAGGCCGGCCGACGCCTCGATGTCGAGGACGGCATGGCCCTCTATGCCAGTTCCGACCTCGTCGGGGTGGGGCGGCTGGCCGACCGGGTCCGTCAAAGTCGCCACGGCTCCCGGGCCTACTATGTCTACAACCAGCACATCAACTACACCAACGTCTGCCGCAACCGATGCCGCTTCTGCGCCTTTGCCCGGGACGCGGGGGAGCAGGGCGCCTATACCTACACGGCGGCTGAGGTGCGGGAGCGGCTGCTCTCCCGCATCGACGAACCCATCCGGGAGGTACACATCGTGGGCGGCGTCAACCCGGCCCTGCCCTTCGACTACTACCTCGATCTGCTCACCACCGTTCGGGAGATCCGTCCCCATGCCGTAATCAAGGCCTTCACCGCCGTGGAGATCGACCACCTTGCCGGGATCTCCGGCCTCGGCATGGCAGGTACCCTGGCGGCGCTCGAGGATGCCGGCCTCGGCATGGTCCCCGGCGGCGGCGCGGAGGTCCTCAACCACCGGGTCTGGTCGGCCCTCTTTCCCCGCAAAATCGACGGCGAACGGTGGCTCGAGGTCATGGCGGACATCCACGGGGCGGGGTTGAGCGCCAACGCCACCCTGCTTTACGGACACATCGAAACCATCGAGGAGCGGGTCCGTCATCTGGTCCGCCTGCGGGAGCTTCAGGATCGGACAGGCGGGTTCTCGGCCTTCATCCCCCTCGCCTTCCACGCCGAAAACACCCGGCTCAGCCATCTGCCCGCCACCACCGGGTTCGACGACCTCAAGACCGTGGCCGTGGCCCGGCTCATGCTCGACAATATCGACCACATCAAGGCCTACTGGGTCATGATCGGCGAAAAACTGGCCCAGGTGGCCCTCTCCTTCGGCGCCGACGACCTGGACGGCACCATCGTGGAGGAGAAGATCACCCACATGGCCGGCGCCGCCTCCCCCAAGGGTCTGGCCCGGGAGGAGATGGAACGGCTCATCACCGGCGCCGGTTTCACCCCGGTGGAGCGGGATTCCTTTTATCGGCCGGTGGCCGCCGAGGCCGGAGGCGCCCCATGA
- the mqnC gene encoding cyclic dehypoxanthinyl futalosine synthase produces MTALHRVLEKAEAGTRLDPEDARLLLEEADLLTLGRLAHRSRLFHHPEPLVTFVIDRNINYTNICVSGCRFCAFFRPPGHAEGYVVSRETLREKIRETLDLGGTQILLQGGMHPDLGIDYYRDLLEFIHREFDIHVHGFSPPEIAFIAKSAGLTLAETLKALMDAGLGSIPGGGAEILVDEVRARVSPHKCSAGEWLAVMETAHGLGLRTTATMMFGHLERPRDIVRHLDEIRRLQDRTGGFTAFIPWTFQPANTAISVAPRTSAEYLKVLALSRIYLDNVPNLQASWVTQGPKIAQTALAFGANDLGSTMIEENVVAAAGVAFRLPKSEMVRLIRSAGFEAVQRDCFYTHLKTASPSP; encoded by the coding sequence ATGACGGCGCTCCATCGGGTCCTCGAAAAAGCCGAGGCCGGAACGCGCCTCGACCCGGAGGACGCCCGCCTTCTCCTCGAAGAGGCCGATCTGCTGACCCTGGGCCGCCTGGCCCACCGTTCGCGGCTTTTCCACCATCCCGAGCCGCTGGTCACTTTCGTCATCGACCGCAACATCAACTACACCAATATCTGCGTCTCGGGCTGCCGGTTCTGCGCCTTCTTCAGGCCCCCCGGCCACGCCGAGGGCTATGTCGTCTCCCGGGAGACGCTGCGGGAAAAGATCCGGGAGACCCTCGATCTGGGCGGCACCCAGATCCTGTTGCAGGGCGGCATGCACCCGGACCTCGGGATCGACTATTACCGGGACCTGCTCGAATTTATCCACCGGGAGTTCGACATCCACGTCCACGGATTCTCCCCGCCGGAGATCGCCTTCATCGCGAAAAGCGCCGGCCTCACCCTGGCGGAAACCCTGAAAGCCCTCATGGATGCCGGCCTGGGCTCCATTCCCGGCGGCGGCGCCGAGATCCTCGTGGACGAGGTCCGGGCCCGGGTATCCCCCCACAAGTGCTCGGCGGGGGAATGGCTCGCGGTGATGGAAACCGCCCATGGGCTGGGGCTGCGAACCACGGCGACCATGATGTTCGGGCATCTGGAGCGTCCCCGGGACATCGTCCGCCACCTTGACGAGATCCGGCGGCTCCAGGACCGGACAGGCGGCTTCACGGCCTTCATCCCCTGGACCTTCCAGCCCGCCAACACCGCCATTTCCGTCGCCCCCAGGACATCGGCGGAGTATCTGAAGGTTCTGGCCCTCTCCCGGATCTATCTCGACAATGTCCCCAACCTCCAGGCATCCTGGGTGACCCAGGGACCCAAGATCGCCCAGACGGCCCTGGCCTTCGGCGCCAACGATCTGGGCAGCACCATGATCGAGGAGAACGTGGTGGCGGCCGCCGGCGTCGCCTTCAGGCTCCCCAAATCCGAGATGGTCCGGCTCATCAGATCGGCAGGATTTGAGGCGGTTCAGCGGGACTGCTTCTACACCCACCTGAAGACGGCATCCCCGTCCCCATGA